In Sus scrofa isolate TJ Tabasco breed Duroc chromosome 12, Sscrofa11.1, whole genome shotgun sequence, the DNA window aaaatgggtGAACCTACTTTTGGAGGCTGTGTGTGGATGCGCTGAAGACCTAGGTCACCCTAGTTTGAGCCAGTAAGGAGCCGCTTCTGTTGGATCGGAACCTAGACCCTTGCCTCTATTTCTGGCCCTTTCCAGAGCGGCTGAGAGAGGTGGAGCTCAAGACGGCTCTGCGGACCCTGGGCCTGATTTCCCTGGGCCTTTACTCTCACTACTGGGTCCTTCTCAACGTGTCTGGCTTCCAGAGCCCCGGCTCGGCCCTGGCCTGCATGCTCATCACCAGATCCCTGCTGGCCCACCCTTACCTCCACGTCAACATCTTCCAGGTGAGGCCTCCCCGACCCTGGGCGCTGGGGGGCCACGGGGACCACTCTCCAGGGTGCCTGGCGGCAGGCTGGACTcaggtggtggggagagagaggccaCCTGAGAaaccccccttcccccacccctctcccccgcccTCTGTGGGTCATCACAGAGTGTTTGTCCCAGGTAAGGTGTTGGCTGCTCTTCAGCGCTGGCTGCCGATCACCCACGGATCGGAGACTTGTTAAGAACCTTCTCTGCATAGGTTACTTGTTAAACTCTGTGGGGACATGAGTGCGtcggcccccagcccctgccctcagggctCCTACTGTGGTCAGCCCAAGGGAAGTGCAGCACACAGAGGCCCCAGCGCGCATGCGGTGAGGCAGGTGCAGAGAGGTCTTCAGTTCTGGGGCCGTTTCCATAGGGATGGAcgcctccctgctccctggacCAGTGAAGATGCCAGGTTAAAGCAGCCCGCACGTGACCATCCCTGCCCTTACCACACTGCCGTTAACGACTGAATCCCGTGACACAATCTCATAGCTGGAGCCATTCTGCCTGACCTGCTAGAGTGGACGACATGCCTGGCAGAGGAGGCATTTATAATACttgctaagtaaaaaaaaaaaaaaaaaaaaaaaaaaatatccacgAGGAGGCGCAAACTTGATCTTGAACCATGAGTGAGATTTTGATTGAGAGATCAGAGAAGGGCCACTTCAGGGTGAAGAGAAGGCATAGGGATGTGAGAGACAGCGGTGGACAGTGGTGGGCTTAGAGCACCACGGGATCCGAGGGGCTCCCAGGCTCCCTTCCCTGCCCGGATGGGGAGAAGGGCCCAGAGATGGGCCTGCATAGGGAACAGACAGGGTCCCTCGAGAGCTGGGCCGAGAACCTCAGCTCCCTCATACCCTTAGCGGCTCCTGCCGCAGTGGCAGGTGAGGAGGGCAGACGAACCCCGGGTCCCGGGGTGCTAGGTGAGGCtgcctggggcaggtggggaggcctACGGCTGCCCCAGGGGTGACCCTTGCGTCTTGTCACAGCACATCGGGCTGCCCATGTTCTCCCGGGACAAAAAGCCCCGACGGATTCACATGATGAGCCTGGGGGTGCTTAACCTGCCCCGGCTGCCAGTGCTGGACTGGGCGTTCGGCCACTCCCTCATCAGCTGCCATGTGGAGCATCACCTCTTCCCCCGGCTGTCTGACAACATGTGCTTGAAGGTAGATGAGGGCGGGGCTGGAGGGGCTTGGATGAAGCAACTGTCTGTGGGCGGAGGGGGAGCAGCCTTCACGGTTCTCTGACCAGCCGGCTGGGTCACGGGTTCCCAGGAAGGGCAGCCCAGGGTACAAGCAGCGGTGGGGGTTTCTGATCGGAGGCACCTGGGTTTCTTGCTTTTGCCATGTGACTCCAGACAAGTTAACTGCatggctctgagcctcagtttcctcatctgtaagatgggactACGCAGTGCTTACGTTGACAGGCCTTGAGGATGCACTGAAGAAGTGGATCTGAAATGCTGGGCACAACATAGGTCCTTGGTGAAAAGGACCACGGTGTTTAGTTCTTCAAGGAGGACCATCGTATAGTCTGGAGCCTCAGAGAAGGGTGCTGGGGAGACGTCACCCCTTTCGCTTGCCGGCTGGAAATGGGGAGGTGGGAATTCTCCAAACCCCCAGCTCCCCCAGAGCATCATGGGACAAAGCCGATGGGAGCTGGGGTTGGGAAAGGAAGCGTCTCCATGGGGATGGGCCTGCCCACAGTCCTGGCTCAGcggcccctcctcccacccaccttcTGGCAGGTGAAGCCCGTGGTGTCCCAGTTCCTCCACGAGAAGCAGCTGCCGTACAACGAGGACTCCTACCTGGCTCGCTTCCGGCTGTTCCTCCATCGCTACGAAGAGTTTCTGGTGCAGACGCCTCCCATCACAGAGCTGGTGGGGCTGCAATGAGGGGGTGGGCCCGAGAGTCACCCcactctcccccccgcccccagcccagccccggcTCTCCTGCTTCTGCTGGCCATCCCTGCGGCCAGGAGGGCGAgggcccttgcccagtgggtgtGGCTCTGTTGCTGGTGATGCACCCAGAGTGTGGAGGCACTGGGCTGGTAGGAGCTCGCGCTGGGGGTCCTGGGGGTCAGCTGTCTTGCTTGCTTTTCTGGGTTTTGAGGAATATCTGGAGGAAAGGAATAAAGGTTAATCTGGCATTCTGGTTAATCTGGATCTCAGCCAGCTTCATCTCGGGACTGAGCTTCCCTGCTCTCTGCCTGAGCCTTGGTAGGACTAAGGAGGTAGGGGGTGGGGTTAAGGAGAGGCCAGAGGTAGGGGCAGGCTGGGAGGGGGCATGGAGAGAGAGGGGTCAGGCCCCTGGCTGGGGCCTCCCTGCTGCCAGCAAGCCCCACACTTGGCCACTGCTTCTTCCTGTGCCCTTTGAGGTTCTGGCTGCTAAGGACCCCTCTTCCCAGGGACCACTGAGAGCAGTTACCTTTGGCAGGTCTTCCTTATTTTGCAGCCAGGAAGCCTGTTCAAGACACTGGCTCAGCAGCTCCCAAGACCCACAGCATCTGTGAGATCAAAGCGTGTGTTTTGTGGGGAGGGCCCTCCAGGGGAAGGCAGGGGAGAAAGGGTATAAATAGCTTTGAACATGACCTTGGCCATCTCCAGAAGTCTGCTTTGTTCCGTAATGTTTACAAGGGGTGGAAGAATCCTCAGTTGAGAGGGAGAGATGCCTGGGAGGGTAGCAAGGGCAGAGAGGGGGTTGTGGGAATAGGTCTGGAGGTCAGATGACCTTAGGAGAGGAAAGAGCAGAAGGAGGGTGCGGTAAGGATATAAGAGCTGgaagtcggagttcctgtcgtggcgcagtgttaacgaatccgactaggaaccatgaggttgcgggttcgatccctggccttgctaagtgggttaagaatccggtgttgctgtgatctgtggtgtaggtcacagacgtggcttggatcctgcattgcagtggctgtggcataggctggcagctgtagctccaatttgacccctagcctgggaacttccagatgccgtgggagcggccctagaaaaggcaaaaagacaaaaaaaaaaaaaaaaaaaaaaaaaaaaaaagctggaagtcAAGGCTAAGTGTCTGTGAAAGGGTGGTCTGCAGCCTGGGAGCGAGGTGGGAATATAAGGGAGCCACTGATGCCAGCCAGAGGAAGAGGCCGAGAACCAGGGACACCATTGAGATTCAGCCCAAAGTGGGCAGActtgggagggggctggaggctgTGCTGGCTGGAGGCTGAGGGAGAAACAGAGACGGGGGACCAGAGCAGCTGGTTTAAAACCTTGGCACtatatggagtttctgttgtggcgtagcagaaatgaattcgactaggaaccatgaggttgcaggttcgatccctggcctcactcactgggttaaggatctggcgttgccgtgagctgtggtgtaggttgcagatgcagttcggatctggcgttgctgtggctgtggtgtaggccggcagctgtagctcagattcgacccctagcctgggactctccataggccacaggtgcagccctaaaaaaaagaaaagaaaaagcttggcATTATGGCATTTTGGCCAGATACTTCTTTGTCTGGAGAgcctgtcctgtgcactgtaggatgtttagcagtgtCACTAGCTTCTATCCACTAGGTTCCCGGAGCCcaagttgtgacaatcaaaaatgtctgcagacatttCCAGATGTCTCCTGGGGGGCAAAAATCATCTCTGGTTGAGGACGTGCAAGTCTGTTCTGAGCACATAATCACCTTGTTCTTCAGTGATGAGCAGCCCACCCCTGATGATGGGAAGGCTCAATGCCCAAACAGGATGGGCGGAGGGCTCGGACGGCAGGTGAAGGCACTCTCTTGAGCCTGGTCCTGTAGGACGACCCATCTCTAATGGGGCCTTAGGTGGCTCTAATGGCAAACAGCAAGCTGCCGTTTGCCCCTCTAGATCCacttccctctcctccaccctgccttcctctcccaaAGACACAGCTCCTGTCTCTGGCGCCCTTTTCTATAGCCACAGCTCTCACTGTGTCCCAAACAGCTCCCTCTTCTGCTCCCCAGGGTTGGGGGCTGTAGTGGCTTCCACCTGTTGCTAGCCTGGGGGTGCTTCGAGATCCCCTTAATCCTGCTACACCTCTGCACAAAATTCCTCCATTAAACTCTCTTCACAGCCCTTTTGAGCCTtccatctgtttcctgctgggaGGCTGACTGATAGAGCAGAGTTTTGGATCCAAGCAGCTGTCTTGGAACGAGGTGGACTTGGCATCCTCTCAAGCCTACTGCTTTGCTATACGTTATTGCTACTCTTTTGAAATGCATTAGTGACTCAGAAATGGCCTTAAGGTCTGGGAATGCGATTAATCAAACTGCTGATTCTCCAGGTGAAAAATGCAGTGTCACAAAAGGCCCCATTGCACAGTCCTGGCTAATGATTAAAACCATCCTAATACACGACCAGTGACTCACTGTTATTGACCTGGGGCTGAGTGGGGAATGGGCCGTGGTTGGAGGCCCTGGTACCAGACTTGACTGTACCACAGGCACCCGGGAACAAGTCAGTCCATCACTTTGAGGCTTGATTTTCTGAGGATGTGGGCTGGGAATGTGTGGGGCTT includes these proteins:
- the FADS6 gene encoding fatty acid desaturase 6 isoform X1, translating into MSCLVFPAEPEWHEGQWRRKLSQVRRGGEGGGGLGRRECCLGTPGFLCLRSENLLVFALGITVLGVCHYTLTVKGSHLATHGALTESKRWSKIWMLFFVEVCTSFTAEYAKYGHVKMHHAYTNVLGLGDSSTWRLPCLNRYVYMFLAPLLIPVLTPLVAVERLREVELKTALRTLGLISLGLYSHYWVLLNVSGFQSPGSALACMLITRSLLAHPYLHVNIFQHIGLPMFSRDKKPRRIHMMSLGVLNLPRLPVLDWAFGHSLISCHVEHHLFPRLSDNMCLKVKPVVSQFLHEKQLPYNEDSYLARFRLFLHRYEEFLVQTPPITELVGLQ
- the FADS6 gene encoding fatty acid desaturase 6 (The RefSeq protein has 2 substitutions compared to this genomic sequence), translating into MEAAGDAPAGSRGAEALLGEPEARVQDVVRASSWWERHGVDCAILALSLLALPPGFLCLRSENLLVFALGITVLGVCHYTLTVKGSHLATHGALTESKRWSKIWMLFFVEVCTSFTAEYAKYGHVEMHHAYTNVLGLGDSSTWRLPCLNRYVYMFLAPLLIPVLTPLVAVERLREVELKTALRTLGLISLGLYSHYWVLLNVSGFQSPGSALACMLITRSLLAHPYLHVNIFQHIGLPMFSRDKKPRRIHMMSLGVLNLPRLPVLDWAFGHSLISCHVEHHLFPRLSDNMCLKVKPVVSQFLHEKQLPYNEDSYLARFRLFLHRYEEFLVQTPPITELVGLQ